The Benincasa hispida cultivar B227 chromosome 9, ASM972705v1, whole genome shotgun sequence genome has a segment encoding these proteins:
- the LOC120086473 gene encoding uncharacterized protein LOC120086473: MALRISCSSSSVFLLPQAPDSNSFDSTKTARLSVKEDEGSWRSRSVCVLGLASLIFAIEVSDIFVASESLALESPPQLVDYSRKRVKISRWSDKRKCAPWRANSLEFIVPENLPRPSHRRKWEAIAYESMDVKNAPGIRVISSKTSSNYCFSL, from the exons ATGGCTTTAAGAATTAGCTGTTCATCTTCTTCAGTTTTTCTCCTTCCTCAAGCTCCCGATTCAAATTCCTTCGATTCTACAAAAACCGCTCGATTATCTGT GAAGGAAGATGAAGGCTCATGGAGAAGCCGAAGCGTATGCGTTTTAGGTTTAGCGAGCTTGATTTTCGCAATCGAAGTCAGCGACATCTTCGTCGCTAGTGAATCTCTGGCTCTGGAATCGCCGCCGCAACTTGTGGATTATTCGAGGAAGCGTGTGAAGATCTCGAGATGGAGCGATAAGAGAAAATGCGCTCCATGGCGAGCCAATTCGCTGGAGTTCATCGTGCCTGAGAACCTTCCGAGGCCGTCGCATCGTCGGAAGTGGGAGGCAATTGCATATGAATCAATGGATGTGAAGAACGCTCCGGGAATTCGAGTAATTTCTTCTAAAACTAGCTCCAATTACTGTTTCTCTTTGTAA